In the Permianibacter fluminis genome, GAAATCATGGGGATTGTCTGATTTTCCCGGCGGCGCCGGACCGGCCGGGTTTCGAATCCGGGACGGCAGCAAACGGGAAAATCCCGAAACCGGGATCAAATCCTGCGCCCGAAACGGCGAAAGCCATGCAATCGTGATGACCGGCCCGGCCCGGCTCGCTACAATCCGCCCCGGACCGGTCGCCAATGACCGGACCTCAGCCACCCGCGACCGGGACTCTCACTGATACGCCCGCCTCGCAAGCAAGGAGAATCACCATGGCCAGCCGTGGTATCAACAAAGTCATTCTGATCGGCAATCTCGGCAAAGATCCGGAAATCCGTTACACCCCGTCCGGCGATGCCATTGCCAACCTGACGCTCGCCACCAGTGAAAGCTGGAAGGACAAGCAAAGCGGCGAACAAAAAGAACTGACCGAATGGCACCGCGTGGTGGCCTACGGCCGCTTGGCCCAAATCATGGGCGAGTACCTGAAGAAAGGTTCCAAGGTTTACGTCGAAGGCAGCTTGCGCACCCGCAAGTGGCAAGACAAAGACGGCCAGGATCGCTACACCACTGAAATCCGCTGCAACGAAATGCAGATGCTCGATGGTCGCGGCGGTGGTGGCGGTGGCAGCGCCGGCTATGACGAAGGCGGCCAAAGCGGCGGCAGCTACGGCGGCGGCCAGCAAGGCGGCGGTCGTCAACAAGCGGCAAAACCGGCGATGGCCGATCAAGGCTTCAACGAGCCGGCCTTTGATGACGATATTCCGTTCTAAACGGATGGAAAAAAAAGGCGCCGAATGGCGCCGTTTTTTTTCAATTTATGGTGCGCAAGCGATCCAAGAATTGACCTCCTGCTTGCTGAGGCTCCGCCAATGAGATCAAACTGCGACAAACTGAAAGTCCGCTGGCGCCCCTGGATTGTTTGAACTTAGCATCGCCAGATGCACAGAGCCTTGGATGAAAAGAGTTCGGTGCGAGTATAAAGGTGTCTTGTTAACTTATCGAAAACGACAAGAATCGAAGCCCCAGGTAATCTTGCTTCGGCTATCACTAGCAGAGTTGAGTCACTTATGTCTGAACTGAAGAAAGTTATCGCAGTGGCGTTTTCTACACCAAGCATTCTGGTCGTGCTTTCCCTTGTTGTTTTCGGTCTCGGATTTGCTCTGTGTAAGTTTCCAACTGATAAAGGCTTACGCAAGAACATGATCGGACTTTTCTGGGCAATCTGCGTCGCCATTGAACTGGTTTGGGGGATGCAGCAACAGTACAACGTGCTGAGCGGTGCGACAGCCCCAACATCCGAGCAGCCTGTTGCCGTCACCATCAAAGGAGTGATTCGATATGTCTCAGAGGAGCAGGCTGTTCGCCATTCTCTGGCGACATGGGTGTTCTGGCTAGCATTTTTGGCGCTTCTGGCAACTCATGTGTTTTTCTTTCGTGAGAAAAGCGATAAATAGATTAACTCAATCTGAATTCGTTCTCCGTTTATCAGTTCTCGTAGCCTCGATTAGCGAAGCGTGATCGAGGTCAAACAGACAAGACCTATTGGGGCTGTTCTTCTCTGCCTTACTGACACAGGAGGTCATATGGGCCCTATCGAAGTCGTTGCTGCAATCATCACTGCTGCTGGTGGCAGCGCCGTCATTGTTGCCGGACTTGCCGCCTGGCTTGGCAAGCTGTGGCTGGATCGCGCCGCCAATCTGAACAAGCTGCTGGGTGATGTCGATGTGGATTTGCGCAAGCGCCGCATCGAAGTCTATGGCGAGCTGTGGAAACTCACGGCCATTCTGCCGAAATGGCCGCGCGACCAAACCGTTACCTACGAGCAATTGCAGGCTTTCAGCCAGATGTTACGCGGCTGGTATTACGAGCGCGGCGGCATGTATCTGTCGCGGAGCACTCATAAGCAGGGCTACGGTCCGCTACAAGACCAATTGCAAACGCTGCTGTCCGCAGGCAAGAGTGGAAAAATAACGGATGTCGATTACGATGTCGTGCGAGAAAAGTGCAGCTATTTGCGTAGCTGCCTGGCCAGCGATATCGAATCCCGGCGCGAGGGGCTGGACCCGAATAGCTAGTAAGCTGGCTCTCGTAGCCTCGATTAGCGAAGCGTAATCGAGGTCAAATGGGCGCAGCTCATTTGATGAGTGTTTTGCCGTGAGAGCAAAAGAATAGTGCCGTAGTCTGTCGCAACGTTACTGCCGGACATTCCCGACAAAGCCCCCAACCCTGGCCCGTCCATTGGGACGGTTTGTAATTCCTCGCTTCACCCCCCTTGCAGGGGAGGGCGTTGGGGCTACTGATTGACGTGATGCGGACGCAGGCAATCGAACAGGAGCAGTCTTTCATGATGCAAGGACACACCGGCGGCTGTTACTGCGGCAATCTTCACTTCACCATGCAGCTGGCGAACGGTGCGTCGAGCTACCAGCCGCGCGCCTGCGATTGCGATTTCTGCTGCAAGCATGGTGCGGCCTGGTTGTCGGACCCGGCCGGCTCGCTGTACATCACGGTTGAGGATTCCACGCAACTACGCCGGTTTCGACAAGGCTCGGAGCAGGCCGAATTTCTGCTCTGTGGCCAATGTGGTGTGCTGATTGGCGTTTGCTATCAGCAAGCCGGACAACGGTTCGCGGCGGTCAATGTCCGCGCGGTGGCGAGTTCCAGCTTCGCTGCCGTGGTGCCTGCATCGCCCAAGCAGTTGTCTGCCAGCGAGAAAACCGCGCGCTGGCTTCGGCTCTGGTTTCCCAACGTGGTATTGAAAACTGTCTAGCCAATATCTGAATCGATGTTTGATGCTAACGGTGATAAAACGGCCAAAGCCGTGGAAAAATCCAGATCTGTCATCGCTTTGTCCAGTCTTTGTAGCTCTTGGTCGCTTAGTTTGTCAGCAAAACTTCCACGCAAGGCTGGATAACGATTCGCGGCAGAAAGTTTGCGTTGTGTCAGTTGCTGCAAGAATTCATCAAACTCCGTCGCTGATAACGCCTTCTCGCGCTGATTGCCCGGGGCAGAATCTTGCACGCCCAACACGCTTTTGAGGGAGGCTAGTAACTGTGCGAGTTCCTGCTCGAACTGTAAAAAGAGGCGCTCAACATCTGCAGTGTTGCCAGACTTAATTGCGACTTCAATGTGTTCGGTGCAGGTGATAAAGCTGCGCGAGCCGAACATGCCAATTGATCCCCGCAAGGAGTGAAAATGCCGTGCCACCGTATCGGTCTGTCCCGAACTCCACAGCGCGCGAGCGGTGGTGAGTGGCTCCATCCCGCGTTCCAATACTTTCCTTGCCAGCGCATTGAGAGCAAGACGGACTGCATTGTCCTTGCCCATTGATGCCAACTTATTTTCAAGCTCAGACACGTTTTGCTCCGCCTGTACTGTGGCCGATAAATCGGTTGCCAGCGGGGCCGAGGCAGTCATCGAGCCTTTCGAAATCGCCTGCCCAGTCAGCAGCGATTGAATGACCGCCATCATTTGCGGAACTTCAATGGGCTTGCCAATAAAGCCATTCATGCCAGCGGCATTGCAGGCGGCGCGTTCTTCAGTCAATACCCCGGCACTCATTGCAATAATTGGCAGCGTGAGGTTCAATTCCGCTCGAATTCGTCGGGTTGCCGAAATGCCATCAAGAACCGGCATTTGAATATCCATCAGTACCAAATGAAATGAGGACGGTGCCGCGTTCAGAATCTCAAGGGCGATCGCGCCATTTGCGGCCATCGTGACTGTTGCCCCCGCCCCCTCCAATATCCCTCGTGCGACGACCTGATTGAACTCGTTGTCCTCCACTACAAGAATGGAAGTGCCTGCTAGAGCGGCGGTGTGATCTGGAGTGAGAAGCGCTGCAGAATTTGTGTGCCCCTGCACACCCTTATAGTCCAATAGTTCCAGTGCAATGTCATAGAGCGTAGAGCCTGAAATTGGCTTGACCAGTATCGCCTCAGCGATCCCCGCTTCTTGTTGCCTCTTGGACAGCGCTTCCTGTCGATACGGGTTTGCCATCAGCGCAATCCGCAACGTACTGGGCTGTGCGAGTCGACGGAGCTCCTCAACCTTGTTCTCACCCTGTGCTTCGATCAGTTTCCAGTCGAGCAGTGCCAGGTCAAACGGACTGTCGGATTTGCTTGCCTTGTCAATCATGAGCTCCGCTGATTGAATAGAATCGGAGACGCACGGGGTCCAGCCCCACGCTGCGACCGTCTTGCCAAGATAGCTTCTGCTGGTTTCGCTATCGTCGACAATGAGCAGCAGCGGCCTGCGCGGTAGCGTAGAGCGTGGTTGTGTAGGCTCGGCCCTTGAATCCAATGCAAGCGGCAGCGTCACGCAAAACTCGCTGCCCTCACCAACGGCGCTGTTAACGGTGATTTGCCCCTGCATCATTCCGGTGAGGTGGCGACTGATGGCCAGTCCAAGGCCGGTACCACCGAAGCGTCGTGTTGTTGATGCGTCCGCCTGAGAAAAGGGCGCAAACAGTCTTTCTTGTTGCGCCTTTGTCATACCAATCCCCGTGTCGCGAACGTGGAATGCCAGTAGCGCACCTGTCTCGCTGGTTGAAATCAGCTTGACCAACACCGCCACTTCGCCCTTCTCGGTGAACTTCACGGCATTGCTGGTGAGGTTGACCAGTATTTGCTGAATCCGCAGCGAGTCACCGATGAGGTGCTGAGGCGTGTTGGGCTCCACTGCTATCGCAAGCTCCAAATCCTTCTCTCTGGAATATACGGACATGATCGTTCCGACAGCGGTCAGTACATCATTCAGGCGGAATGGCTTCAGGTCCAGGTCGAGTTTGCCTGCCTCGATTTTTGAAAAATCCAGGATGTCATTCAATATTGCGAGTAAATTTTCCCCCGAGACACGGACCATCTCAAGATACTTTCGCTGGGTGGCGTCAAGCTTTGTGCTGGCCAGCAGTTGTGTCAGGCCGAGTACGGCATTCATCGGTGTGCGAATTTCATGACTCATGTTGGCGAGGAAGTAGGATTTTGCTTTGCTTCCGGCATCCGCCTCGTCTTTTGCCGCCCTTAATCTGCCCTCCAACTCCATTTGATCGGTAATGTCGCGGTTGATGCCGGTAACGCGAATGACGTTGTTGAATTTATCGCGCTCCAGCTGAGCTCCCGCTTGAATATATCGAGTGCTGCCATCGCGTCGGACAACGCGAAAGATGGGGTCATAAGGTGGGCCGCCTTGAACCGCAGCAAGCAACCTGCCTTCAGTCGCCTCAACATCATCGGGATGCACGCGGTCCCGCCAGTGCTCGTAGCGCAAGCCGCTGTCACGCAAGTTCAGCGGTTGGTCATAAATGCGGTACATGCGCTCGTTCCAGGTCAGCACGTTGCTCGCTATGTCCCAGGTCCATACGCCGAGGTCGGCGACCTCAGATGCCAGGAGCAATTGGTCACGTGCGGATAGAAGAGCATCGCGCTGCTGCTGCAATTCAGTAATGTCGCTAGCGATCCCCAAAAATCCGGTAATGTCATTGTTATCGTCACGAATGGCCGTCACCGCGAGATTGACTGTTCGGTGCGAGCCATCGCGCCTCACATAGGTCCAGACCCGGGTTTCGGGACCTTCAGTTTTTGCTTTGTAGACAAAGACGTCAAATCCGGAGATCGGTCGCCCGTACAACTGGCTCAACTCTCCGGCTCTGGCGACCACCTCGGATTCTAGGTGGAAAGGGGCTGGTGTGGTCTTCTCGATGACGTCACTTGCAACATAGCCGAGCATACGCTCTGCGCCCGCATTGAATACGGTGATAACGCCGTCGATTCCGGTGGCGATGATTGATACTTCCGTCGCTGAATTGAGTACGCCATTTAGCAGGCTGTTGGTGCGACCAAGCTCCTTGGTGCGCTCCCTGACCTGCTGCTCAAGTTGCTCATTTAACTCACGAACTCGAATAGCGGCAGCCTTCTCACTGGTGATGTCGCGGATAATCTTTGAGGCGCCAATGACCTTGCCATTTGCGTCGAATAGGGGGGAAACGTTTACGGACACATCAATCAGTTCGCCGTTTTTGCGCTGCCTCCGCGTTTCAAAGTGGCCAATGCGTTCAGCCCGGCGAATACGAGACAAAATATCCTGTTCCTCATGTTGCAAGTCGGCCGGCACAATGAGGTCGACCAACCGCCGACCGATGGCTTCTTCTGGTGTAAAGCCGAAAAGCAGTTCCGCACCCACATTCCAGCTGGTGACAGTGCCATCAATCGATTTCCCGATGATGCCATCGGATGAGCCGGCTACAATGCTCGCCAGTCGATATTGCTGTTCCGATATTTCTCGCCGCCGCTGCAAGTTGACTGCCAGAATATTGGCCGAGCCTGCGAGCAAGAGGCTGAGCAAAGACCCTGCGATGAGGACGAGAACGGGAGACAGCGTATGCAGTTGCTCCTCGAAGGCGGGCAGAGCAATCAAGTGAATTCGCCAGTTTCGGCCAAAAACCGTACGGTCAGCGGTTGCCGAGCTAATTGCCACTGACGGGCTTTTCTGGCTATTGCCTGTAATGCGAAAAAACTCCTCAGGTTGCTCCGGCCGCGTGACATCAGTAAGGACCAGTTGCAGCTGATTGGCGTCAATCGACAGATCCGACAGTACATCTTTCATCGTCAACGGAGCGTAGCTCCAGCCGATTGCTTCTGCTTCACGCTGTTGGGCCGACGC is a window encoding:
- a CDS encoding PAS domain-containing hybrid sensor histidine kinase/response regulator is translated as MRLHHYTGPRHPHWFVLTMLVSVLATALLAWQVNRNNHQKIDFALRQETEAIAHKIEDRLYLYQYGLRGLRGAVLTAGSNLSRDIIARYSKTRNIDKEFPGARGFGFIRKVRPEQEQAFLALARADDWPDFQIRQIQQHSGERYVIQYIEPVIRNIQAVGLDIASEPTRKQAADAAIQSGETRLSGPITLVQASGNPQQSFLVMMPVYQSGETPASAQQREAEAIGWSYAPLTMKDVLSDLSIDANQLQLVLTDVTRPEQPEEFFRITGNSQKSPSVAISSATADRTVFGRNWRIHLIALPAFEEQLHTLSPVLVLIAGSLLSLLLAGSANILAVNLQRRREISEQQYRLASIVAGSSDGIIGKSIDGTVTSWNVGAELLFGFTPEEAIGRRLVDLIVPADLQHEEQDILSRIRRAERIGHFETRRQRKNGELIDVSVNVSPLFDANGKVIGASKIIRDITSEKAAAIRVRELNEQLEQQVRERTKELGRTNSLLNGVLNSATEVSIIATGIDGVITVFNAGAERMLGYVASDVIEKTTPAPFHLESEVVARAGELSQLYGRPISGFDVFVYKAKTEGPETRVWTYVRRDGSHRTVNLAVTAIRDDNNDITGFLGIASDITELQQQRDALLSARDQLLLASEVADLGVWTWDIASNVLTWNERMYRIYDQPLNLRDSGLRYEHWRDRVHPDDVEATEGRLLAAVQGGPPYDPIFRVVRRDGSTRYIQAGAQLERDKFNNVIRVTGINRDITDQMELEGRLRAAKDEADAGSKAKSYFLANMSHEIRTPMNAVLGLTQLLASTKLDATQRKYLEMVRVSGENLLAILNDILDFSKIEAGKLDLDLKPFRLNDVLTAVGTIMSVYSREKDLELAIAVEPNTPQHLIGDSLRIQQILVNLTSNAVKFTEKGEVAVLVKLISTSETGALLAFHVRDTGIGMTKAQQERLFAPFSQADASTTRRFGGTGLGLAISRHLTGMMQGQITVNSAVGEGSEFCVTLPLALDSRAEPTQPRSTLPRRPLLLIVDDSETSRSYLGKTVAAWGWTPCVSDSIQSAELMIDKASKSDSPFDLALLDWKLIEAQGENKVEELRRLAQPSTLRIALMANPYRQEALSKRQQEAGIAEAILVKPISGSTLYDIALELLDYKGVQGHTNSAALLTPDHTAALAGTSILVVEDNEFNQVVARGILEGAGATVTMAANGAIALEILNAAPSSFHLVLMDIQMPVLDGISATRRIRAELNLTLPIIAMSAGVLTEERAACNAAGMNGFIGKPIEVPQMMAVIQSLLTGQAISKGSMTASAPLATDLSATVQAEQNVSELENKLASMGKDNAVRLALNALARKVLERGMEPLTTARALWSSGQTDTVARHFHSLRGSIGMFGSRSFITCTEHIEVAIKSGNTADVERLFLQFEQELAQLLASLKSVLGVQDSAPGNQREKALSATEFDEFLQQLTQRKLSAANRYPALRGSFADKLSDQELQRLDKAMTDLDFSTALAVLSPLASNIDSDIG
- a CDS encoding GFA family protein, translated to MMQGHTGGCYCGNLHFTMQLANGASSYQPRACDCDFCCKHGAAWLSDPAGSLYITVEDSTQLRRFRQGSEQAEFLLCGQCGVLIGVCYQQAGQRFAAVNVRAVASSSFAAVVPASPKQLSASEKTARWLRLWFPNVVLKTV
- the ssb gene encoding single-stranded DNA-binding protein is translated as MASRGINKVILIGNLGKDPEIRYTPSGDAIANLTLATSESWKDKQSGEQKELTEWHRVVAYGRLAQIMGEYLKKGSKVYVEGSLRTRKWQDKDGQDRYTTEIRCNEMQMLDGRGGGGGGSAGYDEGGQSGGSYGGGQQGGGRQQAAKPAMADQGFNEPAFDDDIPF